One Archangium lipolyticum genomic region harbors:
- the hutH gene encoding histidine ammonia-lyase translates to MYRPRLLIDGDTLRLEEILQVAQNEVLVELSPEAQACVRASRELVDRVAAGDTPSYGINTGFGTLAEVRIDKKDLRELQRNLILSHAAGVGSPMPIPEARALLLLRCNVLAKGFSGIRLETLQLALDMLNKDVVPVVPERGSVGASGDLAPLAHLALVFIGEGEAFYQGHRMPARQALERAGLTPVVLEAKEGLALVNGTQAMCAVGTLLQLRAEMLSLVADIAGSMTLEGLLGSHKPFIPEIQDVRPHEGQKACAAHLRKLLAGSDLVETHVNCSKVQDPYSLRCMPQVHGAAREGLAFARRILEVEVNSATDNPLVFVDSGRIVSGGNFHGQPISLAMDVTAMALTQLSSISERRVEQLVNPALSNLPPFLAKNSGLNSGFMIAQVTSAALVAESRVLCHPASVDSIPSSAGREDHVSMGMTAALKGRQVADFTRTCLAIEILVASQALDYRLPVKAGRGPRAAHELVRSRVPTMEKDRELHRDIEAVCQLIDSGELMRVVRAATA, encoded by the coding sequence ATGTATCGTCCCCGCCTTCTGATCGATGGTGACACCCTCCGGTTGGAGGAGATCCTCCAGGTCGCCCAAAACGAGGTGCTCGTGGAGCTCTCCCCCGAGGCCCAGGCCTGCGTTCGCGCCTCGCGCGAGCTGGTGGATCGTGTCGCTGCCGGGGATACCCCCTCCTACGGCATCAACACCGGCTTCGGCACCCTGGCCGAGGTGCGCATCGACAAGAAGGACCTGCGCGAGCTGCAGCGCAACCTCATCCTGTCCCACGCGGCCGGCGTGGGCTCGCCCATGCCCATCCCCGAGGCCCGCGCCCTGCTGCTGCTGCGCTGCAACGTGCTCGCCAAGGGCTTCTCCGGCATCCGCCTGGAGACACTGCAGCTGGCGTTGGACATGCTCAACAAGGACGTGGTGCCCGTGGTGCCCGAGCGCGGCAGCGTGGGCGCCTCCGGAGACCTGGCCCCGCTGGCCCACCTGGCGCTCGTCTTCATCGGCGAGGGCGAGGCCTTCTACCAGGGACACCGCATGCCGGCCCGTCAGGCGCTCGAGCGCGCCGGGCTGACCCCGGTGGTGCTGGAGGCCAAGGAGGGCCTGGCGCTCGTCAATGGCACCCAGGCCATGTGCGCCGTGGGCACCCTGCTCCAGCTGCGCGCGGAGATGCTCTCCCTCGTGGCGGACATCGCCGGCTCCATGACGCTGGAGGGCCTGCTCGGCAGCCACAAGCCCTTCATCCCGGAGATCCAGGACGTGCGCCCCCATGAGGGCCAGAAGGCCTGCGCCGCCCACCTGCGAAAGCTGCTCGCGGGCAGCGATCTGGTCGAGACGCACGTCAACTGCAGCAAGGTGCAGGACCCCTACTCCCTGCGCTGCATGCCCCAGGTGCACGGCGCCGCGCGCGAGGGGCTCGCGTTCGCCCGGCGCATCCTCGAGGTCGAGGTCAACAGCGCCACCGACAACCCGCTCGTCTTCGTCGACAGCGGCCGCATCGTCTCGGGCGGCAACTTCCACGGCCAGCCCATCTCGCTCGCCATGGACGTGACCGCCATGGCCCTCACCCAGCTGTCCTCCATCAGCGAGCGCCGCGTGGAGCAGCTCGTCAACCCCGCGCTGTCCAACCTGCCCCCGTTCCTCGCGAAGAACTCGGGCCTCAACTCGGGCTTCATGATCGCCCAGGTGACGAGCGCCGCCCTGGTCGCCGAGTCGCGCGTGCTCTGCCACCCCGCCTCGGTGGACTCCATCCCCTCCTCCGCCGGCCGCGAGGACCACGTCTCCATGGGCATGACCGCCGCCCTCAAGGGCCGTCAGGTGGCGGACTTCACCCGCACGTGCCTCGCCATCGAAATCCTCGTGGCCAGCCAGGCCCTGGATTACCGGCTGCCGGTGAAGGCCGGCCGCGGGCCTCGCGCCGCGCACGAGCTGGTGCGCAGCCGCGTGCCCACCATGGAGAAGGACCGCGAGCTCCACCGCGACATCGAGGCCGTCTGCCAGCTCATCGACTCCGGCGAGCTGATGCGCGTCGTGCGCGCCGCCACGGCGTAG
- a CDS encoding aspartate kinase, with translation MALIVQKYGGTSVGDIERIKNVARRCIAAQAAGHDVVVVVSAMSGETNRLLKLVSQITDRPSEREQDVVVATGEQVSIGLVAMAIQAQGGQATSFLGYQVQIVTDNVFSKARIKRIDAEKILEALKQKHIVVVAGFQGQDEQGNVTTLGRGGSDTTAVALAAALKADACEIYTDVDGVYTTDPNVCPAARKLDRISYEEMLDLASVGAKVLQIRSVEFAMKYKVPLWVKSSFTDDPGTLVCEEDKSMENVVVSGIAYDKNEAKLAISGVPDTPGVAAKIFGALDAQNIVVDLIVQTASRDGRTDLSFTVGKTDLVKAKEIVERVSKEIHAGGLETDGDVAKVSIVGVGMRNHSGVAAKMFQVLASEGINIQLISTSEIKVSCLIQSKYTELAVRALHTAFGLDKAPAAS, from the coding sequence GTGGCATTGATCGTCCAGAAGTACGGCGGCACCTCGGTCGGCGACATCGAGCGGATCAAGAACGTGGCCCGCCGCTGCATCGCGGCCCAGGCCGCCGGACACGACGTGGTGGTGGTCGTCTCCGCGATGTCGGGAGAGACCAACCGCCTTTTGAAGCTTGTCTCCCAGATCACGGATCGACCGAGCGAGCGTGAGCAGGATGTGGTGGTGGCAACCGGCGAACAGGTGTCCATCGGCCTCGTGGCCATGGCCATCCAGGCGCAGGGAGGCCAGGCCACCAGCTTCCTCGGCTACCAGGTCCAGATCGTCACCGACAACGTCTTCTCCAAGGCGCGCATCAAACGCATCGACGCCGAGAAGATCCTCGAGGCGCTCAAACAGAAACACATCGTGGTGGTGGCTGGCTTCCAGGGACAGGACGAGCAGGGCAACGTCACCACGCTGGGGCGCGGCGGTTCGGACACCACGGCGGTGGCGCTGGCCGCGGCACTCAAGGCGGATGCCTGTGAGATCTACACGGACGTGGATGGCGTCTATACGACGGATCCCAACGTGTGCCCCGCGGCGCGCAAGCTGGATCGCATCTCCTACGAGGAGATGCTCGACCTGGCGAGCGTGGGCGCCAAGGTGCTGCAGATTCGTTCGGTTGAGTTCGCGATGAAGTACAAGGTGCCGCTCTGGGTGAAGTCCTCCTTCACGGACGACCCGGGCACTCTCGTGTGCGAGGAGGACAAGTCGATGGAGAACGTGGTTGTCAGCGGCATCGCCTACGACAAGAACGAGGCGAAGCTCGCCATCAGCGGCGTGCCGGATACGCCGGGTGTGGCCGCGAAGATCTTCGGTGCGCTCGACGCGCAGAACATCGTGGTGGATCTGATCGTCCAGACGGCCTCGCGCGATGGCCGTACGGATCTGTCCTTCACGGTGGGCAAGACGGATCTGGTCAAGGCCAAGGAGATCGTGGAGCGGGTGTCGAAGGAGATCCACGCGGGCGGGCTGGAGACGGATGGCGATGTGGCCAAGGTGTCCATCGTGGGCGTGGGCATGCGCAACCACTCGGGCGTGGCGGCGAAGATGTTCCAGGTGCTCGCGAGCGAGGGCATCAACATCCAGCTCATCTCCACGTCGGAGATCAAGGTGTCCTGCCTCATCCAGTCGAAGTACACGGAGCTGGCCGTCCGGGCGCTGCACACGGCGTTCGGTCTGGACAAGGCTCCCGCGGCGAGCTGA
- a CDS encoding ComEA family DNA-binding protein: MNRTGALAVASLGLLGLGVVARVRWPESSPALGCEPGAVRVVEGVAVCGEGDALSAPQRLMLGQKLDLNVVTESELAGVPGVGRSLARRLVREREVRGRFVSWTEVADVPGVGAARLGTLQATTELR, encoded by the coding sequence ATGAACCGGACCGGTGCGCTCGCGGTGGCCTCGCTCGGGCTGTTGGGCCTGGGCGTGGTGGCTCGTGTGCGCTGGCCGGAGTCCTCGCCCGCGTTGGGCTGTGAGCCCGGCGCGGTGCGTGTGGTAGAAGGGGTGGCGGTGTGCGGAGAGGGGGATGCGCTCTCCGCCCCGCAGCGCCTGATGCTGGGCCAGAAGTTGGATCTCAACGTCGTCACCGAGTCCGAGCTCGCGGGGGTACCCGGGGTAGGGCGCTCGCTGGCCCGGCGTCTGGTGCGGGAGCGCGAGGTGCGGGGGCGATTCGTGTCCTGGACCGAGGTGGCGGACGTGCCCGGGGTGGGTGCTGCCCGGTTGGGGACCCTCCAGGCGACAACGGAGCTACGGTAG